From Methanomicrobiales archaeon HGW-Methanomicrobiales-1, a single genomic window includes:
- a CDS encoding peptidase produces the protein MEDTAVNSSAPQNELKYQIQLNELEATLLDLKVKVDDLQKENGQLKRENNQLKRMPLFVAVVVDILDNGEIYLRQQGNNQEYLTLVSEELRPQIKQGAKVAVNNALSIVKVIGNIYDSRVRVMELEESPDISYAQIGGLVEEIKEVREAVEYPLTRPEIFKRVGVEPPKGILLYGAPGTGKTLIAKAVAHEAKATFIRMSGSELVHKFIGEGAGLVRELFQLARERAPAIVFIDEIDAVGSMRTNDGTSGSAEVQRTLMQLLAEMDGFDNRGDVRIMAATNRVDMLDPALLRPGRFDRLIEIPLPDLDSRLEILKIHSRNMHMENVSMEVVSAMTEKATGAELQAICREAGMMAVRREAVTVGMTDFISAVKKVKLEKNTDTRMYI, from the coding sequence ATGGAAGATACTGCCGTCAATTCTTCTGCACCCCAGAATGAGCTCAAGTACCAGATCCAGCTCAATGAGCTGGAGGCCACCCTGCTCGACCTGAAGGTGAAAGTGGACGATCTCCAGAAGGAGAACGGCCAGCTCAAGCGCGAGAACAACCAGTTAAAGCGCATGCCGCTCTTTGTCGCCGTAGTTGTCGATATTCTTGACAACGGGGAGATCTATCTTCGTCAGCAGGGCAATAACCAGGAATACCTGACCTTGGTATCTGAAGAACTCCGCCCGCAGATCAAACAAGGCGCAAAAGTTGCCGTCAACAACGCCCTCTCGATTGTCAAAGTGATCGGCAATATCTACGACTCCCGGGTCCGGGTCATGGAACTCGAGGAATCACCGGATATCAGCTACGCCCAGATCGGGGGCCTTGTTGAAGAGATCAAAGAAGTCCGTGAAGCGGTCGAATACCCGCTGACACGACCAGAGATATTCAAGCGCGTAGGTGTCGAGCCACCAAAGGGTATCTTGCTCTACGGGGCACCGGGAACCGGTAAAACCCTGATTGCAAAAGCCGTAGCCCACGAAGCAAAGGCCACCTTCATCCGCATGTCGGGAAGCGAGCTCGTGCACAAGTTCATTGGCGAAGGAGCCGGCCTTGTCCGCGAACTGTTCCAGCTTGCCCGCGAACGGGCTCCTGCCATTGTCTTTATCGATGAGATCGATGCGGTAGGCAGCATGCGCACCAATGACGGGACTTCGGGAAGTGCTGAAGTCCAGCGCACCCTTATGCAGCTCCTGGCAGAGATGGACGGGTTTGACAACCGGGGCGATGTGCGAATCATGGCAGCAACCAACCGTGTGGACATGCTGGACCCGGCACTGCTCCGTCCCGGCCGTTTCGACCGGTTGATCGAGATCCCCCTGCCCGATCTTGACTCACGGCTCGAGATCTTAAAGATCCATTCCCGGAACATGCACATGGAAAACGTGAGCATGGAAGTCGTATCGGCCATGACCGAAAAGGCAACCGGTGCCGAGCTCCAGGCAATCTGCCGCGAAGCCGGTATGATGGCCGTGCGACGCGAGGCAGTCACTGTCGGCATGACGGATTTTATCTCTGCGGTCAAGAAAGTCAAGTTAGAGAAAAATACTGATACCCGCATGTATATCTGA
- the cyaB gene encoding class IV adenylate cyclase, with product MLEVELKVRVSSLEPVRKLLLEKGAVCSGRIHEHDIYYNAPHRDFGQTDEAVRVRYTNNHAVVTYKGAKIKKFGLKAREELNTAVESGEVFETMLDRLGFTKTTEVNKWRENYKFSGSAISLDEVDELGTFVEIEIMAEDENTNAAVLIEKIAKEIGVSGEPLLASYLELLLSKRSAVQS from the coding sequence ATGCTCGAAGTTGAATTAAAAGTCAGAGTTTCTTCGCTTGAACCCGTCCGCAAACTGCTGCTGGAAAAAGGTGCAGTATGTTCGGGCAGGATACACGAACACGATATCTACTATAACGCCCCCCACCGGGATTTCGGCCAGACCGATGAGGCAGTCCGGGTCCGGTACACCAATAACCACGCTGTTGTAACGTACAAAGGTGCAAAGATCAAAAAGTTCGGCCTCAAAGCAAGGGAGGAGTTAAACACCGCAGTTGAATCCGGCGAAGTGTTTGAAACCATGCTCGACCGCCTCGGATTTACCAAAACAACCGAAGTCAACAAGTGGCGCGAGAATTACAAATTCTCCGGATCTGCAATCTCACTCGACGAAGTCGATGAGCTCGGCACCTTTGTCGAGATCGAGATCATGGCCGAAGATGAGAATACCAATGCCGCTGTCCTGATTGAGAAAATTGCAAAAGAGATTGGTGTATCCGGCGAGCCATTGCTCGCCTCGTACCTTGAACTGCTCCTGTCTAAACGGTCAGCAGTTCAATCTTGA
- a CDS encoding flagellin, which translates to MKLPKSIEQAFTGLEAAIVLIAFIIVASVFAYVVLGAGFLTTEKAQESVHAGIQQTTSAVQPSGELSVQADGAGTGINTITFYLQLAAGGTGVDMGTFSYTVTTPAKVGTFTSTDVTYTWVKEIAGTNHGEHSGVMNLGEMVLVTINPGFSSTEMGARTKFLVEVKPSVGAAVPISGTVPMGMNPNTWYAVY; encoded by the coding sequence ATGAAATTGCCCAAATCCATTGAGCAAGCATTTACCGGTCTTGAAGCTGCGATTGTGCTTATTGCATTTATTATCGTGGCGTCAGTATTTGCCTATGTGGTACTGGGTGCCGGCTTCTTAACCACCGAGAAGGCCCAGGAGTCGGTTCATGCTGGTATACAACAGACAACATCGGCAGTCCAGCCATCCGGGGAGCTTAGTGTGCAGGCGGATGGAGCGGGTACGGGAATCAATACGATTACGTTCTACCTCCAGCTTGCAGCTGGCGGTACGGGAGTGGACATGGGAACCTTTTCGTATACGGTTACTACGCCTGCAAAGGTCGGGACCTTTACCAGTACTGATGTCACGTATACGTGGGTCAAAGAAATTGCCGGGACGAACCATGGAGAGCATTCTGGTGTGATGAATCTCGGTGAAATGGTCCTTGTCACGATTAACCCAGGGTTCAGTTCAACGGAAATGGGCGCCAGGACAAAGTTCCTTGTTGAAGTGAAGCCTTCGGTTGGTGCAGCGGTACCCATCTCGGGAACAGTTCCCATGGGAATGAATCCCAACACGTGGTATGCGGTATACTAA
- a CDS encoding TIGR04013 family B12-binding domain/radical SAM domain-containing protein yields MQVNWRQIHAARNSYAALQAACEPSGFSLRLVEPPEAEVTCYSLNSLNEPYYREEIAGADCITIVGGPHATACPGEVAAYADYVIVGEGEYTLPRLLEEIERGGTGIIPGVVTRDYCTPVTSCVRLDAYPAFSAKQGFVECSRGCPFACGYCQTPHIFGHCMRHRSIDTIAEFSNRYEHARFVTPNAFAYGSDGIHPRWEKIEALFKRLNNQIFFGTFPSEVRPEFVCRESLALVNQYCTNTKLHFGAQSGSDAVLKRLHRGHTVDDVIHAVELCTESGITPVVDFIVGFPFESDEEQLATVNQIRDVARSGKVHVHRFIPLPGTPLAGTTARPLLKETEKACGKLALAGKITGSWSEPEIRFFRPSSNDIP; encoded by the coding sequence ATGCAGGTAAACTGGCGACAGATTCACGCGGCACGTAACTCGTATGCAGCACTACAGGCAGCATGCGAACCGTCAGGATTTTCCTTACGTCTTGTGGAACCTCCTGAAGCAGAGGTTACCTGCTACAGTCTCAACTCGCTAAATGAGCCGTATTATCGTGAAGAGATCGCGGGAGCGGACTGTATTACCATTGTCGGGGGTCCCCACGCAACCGCCTGTCCCGGTGAGGTGGCCGCATATGCCGACTATGTAATCGTCGGGGAAGGGGAGTACACGCTGCCCCGGCTGTTAGAAGAGATCGAGCGTGGGGGCACCGGAATAATCCCGGGTGTGGTGACCCGCGATTACTGCACGCCCGTCACATCGTGTGTTCGTCTCGACGCATATCCTGCATTTTCTGCAAAGCAGGGATTTGTGGAGTGCTCGCGGGGGTGCCCGTTTGCCTGCGGGTACTGCCAGACCCCGCATATATTCGGTCACTGCATGCGGCACCGCTCGATAGATACGATTGCCGAATTCTCGAACCGGTACGAGCATGCCAGGTTTGTCACGCCCAATGCCTTTGCCTATGGCTCGGATGGTATCCATCCCCGCTGGGAGAAGATTGAGGCACTCTTCAAAAGACTCAACAACCAGATCTTTTTTGGTACCTTTCCTTCCGAAGTGCGCCCGGAATTTGTCTGCAGGGAATCTCTTGCTCTTGTAAACCAGTACTGCACGAACACGAAACTCCACTTCGGGGCACAGTCAGGGAGCGATGCGGTGCTCAAACGATTGCATCGCGGGCATACCGTGGATGATGTGATCCATGCAGTTGAGCTGTGCACGGAGTCCGGCATCACCCCGGTCGTGGATTTTATCGTTGGATTTCCTTTCGAGAGCGACGAAGAACAGCTGGCAACGGTGAACCAGATTCGCGATGTGGCACGGTCGGGAAAAGTCCACGTCCACCGGTTCATCCCGTTGCCCGGAACCCCTCTCGCCGGAACAACCGCGCGTCCTCTCCTGAAGGAGACCGAAAAGGCCTGCGGAAAACTCGCTTTGGCGGGAAAAATCACGGGTTCATGGAGTGAACCGGAGATAAGGTTTTTTAGACCCTCTTCAAATGATATACCATGA
- a CDS encoding metallophosphoesterase → MKDVLLIADLHGQFGKIDSFLELNPEAVFIAGDITNMGPVDTVDDVLSRIDVPCFAVPGNCDPREILETLEHSDAVSLHGSSINLGKMTIAGCGGSNPTPFGTPFELTDKQIDDVLNSAMKKMEKSVHNVLLCHAPPYEILDKPGNEHIGSHSIRKHMKSFDIVCCAHIHEARGIMDVEGVKIVNPGPASDGNCAMIHFGNEAKDIKIELLTV, encoded by the coding sequence ATGAAAGATGTGCTATTGATAGCAGATCTCCATGGTCAATTCGGTAAAATTGATTCATTTCTGGAATTGAATCCAGAAGCGGTATTTATTGCAGGAGACATCACCAATATGGGTCCAGTTGACACGGTCGACGACGTGCTTTCACGCATCGACGTCCCGTGTTTTGCAGTTCCCGGAAACTGTGACCCGCGTGAGATTCTCGAGACACTTGAACACTCCGACGCCGTCAGCCTCCATGGTTCCAGTATCAACCTTGGCAAGATGACGATCGCAGGTTGTGGCGGATCCAACCCCACACCGTTCGGAACCCCGTTCGAGCTGACCGACAAGCAGATAGATGACGTGTTGAACAGCGCGATGAAAAAGATGGAGAAATCAGTCCACAATGTACTGCTCTGCCATGCACCTCCCTACGAGATTCTCGACAAGCCCGGCAACGAGCATATCGGGAGCCACAGTATCCGGAAACACATGAAATCATTCGATATCGTGTGCTGTGCCCATATTCATGAGGCACGGGGTATTATGGATGTCGAAGGAGTAAAAATTGTAAATCCAGGCCCGGCAAGTGACGGGAACTGTGCGATGATCCACTTCGGCAACGAAGCAAAGGACATCAAGATTGAACTGCTGACCGTTTAG
- a CDS encoding stage II sporulation protein E — MDLSLLQTFLMLFEMICVVIVFAYLFTRSRFFLEVLEHHPLVSTQIILVVIFGCLSIYGLSSGVTFSGATVNIRDLGPILAGLTCGPYVGLGAGLIGGAYRLSMGGSNVMAAAIGPVIAGLFSGLIYLFNKRELLSTKRAIIFTIIIESFVSAVALIIRAMGGSSSSVWTVIVNVAIPMIVLTSVAVGVFSFIVHNLLNERKTQREKESLEREMARKDAELQIAAEIQKSFLPETILQIDGFEIAGTSIPAKEVGGDFYDVMPFEVIPFNKQRVGVMIADVSGKGVPAALFMALSRIVIRVSATWFSKSSEAIAFANPIISRDSKTGMFVTVFYCVLDNTAHSITYVNAGHNPPLLIRAGLDVAEELEATGIAIGAMDDAPYEQKEVTLASGDLLILYTDGVTEAVNDKEEMFEIPRLMDIVLASRSLTAQEIVDAIIKSVNDFSQNQPQYDDITLMVVKVR; from the coding sequence ATGGATCTTAGTCTTTTGCAGACATTCCTGATGCTCTTTGAAATGATCTGCGTGGTCATTGTTTTTGCCTATCTCTTCACCCGCAGCCGTTTTTTTCTTGAGGTTCTCGAGCACCACCCGCTTGTCTCTACCCAGATTATCCTTGTCGTAATCTTCGGCTGTCTTTCGATCTATGGTCTTTCCAGCGGAGTCACGTTCTCCGGGGCAACGGTCAATATCCGCGATCTTGGCCCCATCCTCGCCGGCCTCACGTGCGGTCCCTATGTTGGCCTCGGCGCCGGGCTGATTGGCGGTGCATACCGTCTCTCCATGGGCGGGTCCAATGTCATGGCAGCAGCAATCGGGCCGGTCATTGCCGGTCTCTTTTCGGGCCTCATATACCTCTTTAACAAGCGCGAGTTGCTCTCGACAAAGAGAGCAATCATCTTTACAATTATCATAGAATCGTTCGTCTCGGCAGTTGCCCTCATCATCCGGGCTATGGGCGGTTCTTCTTCATCGGTGTGGACCGTAATTGTCAACGTCGCGATTCCCATGATCGTTCTCACCTCCGTTGCCGTGGGAGTCTTTTCGTTCATTGTCCATAACCTGCTCAACGAGCGAAAAACGCAGCGGGAGAAGGAGTCGCTTGAACGCGAGATGGCCCGGAAAGATGCAGAGCTCCAGATCGCCGCAGAGATCCAGAAAAGCTTCCTTCCGGAAACAATTCTCCAGATTGACGGTTTTGAAATTGCCGGCACCAGCATCCCGGCAAAAGAGGTGGGCGGAGATTTTTACGATGTGATGCCGTTTGAAGTCATCCCCTTTAATAAACAACGCGTAGGGGTGATGATTGCCGACGTTTCCGGAAAGGGAGTGCCTGCCGCTCTCTTCATGGCCCTCTCGAGGATCGTGATACGGGTCAGTGCAACCTGGTTTTCGAAGTCCTCGGAAGCGATTGCGTTTGCTAATCCCATCATCAGCCGGGACTCCAAGACCGGCATGTTTGTAACGGTCTTTTACTGTGTACTGGATAATACGGCCCACAGCATTACGTACGTAAACGCCGGTCATAACCCCCCACTTCTCATCCGGGCAGGTTTGGATGTGGCTGAAGAACTCGAAGCCACCGGTATAGCCATCGGTGCAATGGATGACGCTCCCTATGAACAGAAGGAAGTCACACTCGCGAGCGGTGACCTGCTGATCCTCTATACCGACGGGGTAACCGAAGCGGTCAATGACAAGGAAGAGATGTTTGAGATCCCGCGGCTCATGGACATTGTTTTAGCATCACGCTCGCTGACTGCGCAGGAAATTGTAGATGCCATAATCAAGAGCGTAAATGATTTCAGCCAGAACCAGCCGCAATACGATGATATCACCCTGATGGTTGTCAAGGTCAGGTAA